ATCGCCCGGGCCGTCGCCTTGCGCACGCCCTTCACGGGGATGCGCTCGATCCGTCCGCCGCCGAGCAGCTTCCGGTCCGCCCAGAACGAATCGGCGCCGTCCTGTTCGGCGTCGCGCTGGGACTGGTAGCTCATGAGGTCCTGCTTCGTGACCTCGCCGGCGGACCCGGTGGCCGGGACGTCCGCCAGGTTGATGCCGAGGTCCCGGGCGGCCTTGCGGACGGGGGGCTTGGCCAGCACGCGGTTGATGAGCTGGTTCAGCGGATTGACCCGGGCGGGCTGCTCCGCGTCCGCCGGCGGGGAGGCCTGCCGGCCGGCCGATGCCTGGGCAGGGGCGTCCTGGGGTGTGCTTCCGGGACGGACCGGTGCCTCGGGCGGAGGGGTGCTCGCCGCTCCGGGTGTCGCACCCTCCGTTCCACCGGGCGCTGCCTGCGGCTTGCGGGGGCGGCGCTTGACGGCGTCCGCCTTCGGTCCCGTGCCGACGAGTGGTCCGGGAGCGGTCTCCGAGGCGGCCGGGGCGGCGCCCGGCGCCGCGGCCGTGCCTACCCGGGGGCTCGCGTATTCTCCCGGCATCTCCGGCACGGGCACCGGAGCGTCGTCGGCGGCCCCCCGGTATCCGGTGCGGTCCTCTGTCGTCTCGGCGTCCGCCGTGAGGACCTGGCCGTCGTTCGTGCCGGAACCGCCGTCGTGCGCTGTCGTGTCCTGCGAGGCGTTAGCGCCCTGGCCGTCGCCCTGGCCGCCGGCCGGAACCGAGGCTGCGTCGTCGACGGAGATGATGGGCGTGCCCACCTCGATGGTCTCGCCCTCGGCGACGAGCAGCTCGGCGACGGTGCCCGCGTAGGGCGAGGAGAGCTCGACGAGCGATTTCGCGGTCTCGATCTCGCAGATGATGTCGTTGACGGCCACCGTGGCACCGGGTGCCACCTTCCACTGAACGATCTCCGCCTCGGTGAGCCCCTCACCGACGTCGGGCAGGTTGAACGTATTGAGCGTCATGGGGGTCCTTCAGTATGCGAAGGCACGGTCGAGTGCCTCGAGGATGCGGTCGATGTCCGGCAGGTACTGCTCCTCCACGCGGGCCACGGGGTAGGGCATGTGGAAGCCGCCCACGCGGATGACGGGCGCTTCGAGCGAGAGGAACGCGCGCTCGGAGATGCGTGCGGCGATCTCCCCGCCGATCCCGCCGAAGGTCGGTGCCTCATGGGCCACGATCAGGCGGCCCGTGCGGGTCACCGACTCGGTGACGGTGTCGAAGTCGATCGGCGAGATGGAGCGGAGGTCGATCACCTCGACGCTGCGCCCGTCCTCCTCCGCGGCCGCGGCCGCGGCGAGCGCCACGGGCACCAGGGGACCGTACGCGACGATGGTGGCGTCCGTCCCCGACCGCAGGACGTGGGCGGCGAACGGGTCCCCGGCCGGGGCCGACGTGTCCACCTCGCCCTTCAGCCAGTAGCGGCGCTTGGGCTCGAAGACGATGACGGGGTCCTCGCAGGTGACGGCCTGCTGGATCATCCAGTAGGCATCCTGGGCGTTCGAGGGCGTGATGATGCGCAGGCCGGCGGTGTGCGCGAAGAGCGCCTCGGGTGACTCCGAGTGGTGCTCCACGCTGCCGATCCCGCCTCCGTAGGGGATGCGGATGACGACGGGCGCGCTCAGCATGCCGTCGCTGCGGGTCCGGAGTTTCGCGAGCTGCGTCGTGATCTGGTTGAACCCGGGGAACACGAAGCCGTCGAACTGGATCTCGCAGATGGGGCGGTAGCCGCGCAGGGCGAGCCCGATCGCGGTACCGATGATCCCGGACTCCGCGAGCGGCGAGTCCACCACCCGGAGGGCGCCGAAGTCCTTCTTCAGGCCGTCCGTGACGCGGTAGACGCCACCGAGCTCACCGATGTCCTCGCCCATCAGCAGCGTCTTCGGGTCGTTCTCCAGCGACGCCCGCAGCCCTTCGTTGATCGCCCTGGCAATGGTCATCGTCGCCATCAGGCGTGCTTCCCTTCATCGGCGAACCCGGCTTCGTACTGCTGGAAGAACCGCAGCTCCTCCTGGATCAGCGGGTGCGGTTCGGCGTAGACCGCGGCGAAGCGGTCGGCGAGGTCGGGGGACGTCATGGCCAGGACGGCCCGGCGGAGGTCCGTGGCCATGGTGGCGGCCTCGGCGCCGAGGCCGTCGAAGAACGCGTCGTCGGCCAGGCCCGCCGACCGGAGATAGGTCTCGAGGCGGGCCAGCGGATCGCGGGGCTGCCACTCCTGCTCGTCCTGGGAGAGGCGGTACTTGGTGGGGTCGTCGGCCGTGGTGTGGGCGCTCATCCGGTACGTGTAGGCCTCGATCAGCACCGGGCCCCTGCCGGAGCGGGCGTGCTCGAGCGCCCAGCGCGTGACGGCCTCGACGGCGACGACGTCATTGCCGTCCACGCGGACACCGGGGAAGCCGTAGCCCTCGGCCCGCTGGGCGAGGGGCACCTTCGCCTGCACGCTCGACGGGACCGAGATGGCCCACTGGTTGTTCTGGCAGAAGAACACCACGGGGGCGTTGAAGGACGCGGCGAACACCATCGACTCGTGGACGTCGCCCTCCGAGCTCGCACCGTCGCCGAAGTACGCGACGGACGCGCCCGGGGGCAGCGACGGGTCGGCGAGCTGGTCGCGCTGCAGGCCCATGGCGTAGCCGACGGCGTGCAGGGACTGCGCGGCGAGCACGAGCGTGTACAGGTGGAAGTTCCGCTCGCGGGGATCCCAGCCGCCGTTCGTCACGCCCCTGAACAGGCGGAGGATCTCGGAGAGCTCGACGCCGCGGGTCAGGGCCACGCCGTGCTCCCGGTAGGTGGGGAACGCGTAGTCCTGCGGGGCGAGCGCACGGCCGGAGCCGATCTGCGCGGCCTCCTGCCCGGTGAGCGGGACCCAGAGGGCGAGTTGGCCCTGGCGCTGCAGGGCCGTGGATTCCTGGTCGAAGCGGCGGATCAGGAACATGTCGCGGTACAGCGATCGCAGGTGGTCGGCGTCGTCGACGGCGAGGTACGGCGAGAAGTCAACCTGCTCGCCGGCGATCCGCGCGCTGAGGCCGCGGGCCATCGTCCCGTCGGGGGCGAGGACCTGCAGTGCCGTCACACCGGGTTCCGGGCGGTCGGGATCCACGGGATGCGTGGCGCGCACGACTTCCTCGACCTCGAATTCCGCTGCCGGCAATCGACTGCTGTTCATCCCTGCTCCTCACCCGGCACTATACATTCCGCAAGAAGAATGTTTTGCGTAAGTCATACACCGGGGAACATATCTCCCGGCGGCATCTTGACCAAGCCTAGTCAGCGCGCACGCGTGGGCCTATTTAAGACGGCATCAGCCCGCGTCACCACGCCGCGGGACGGTGGCTGTACTCTCCGCACAACTCGAGAAACCGGCTGTTCGCCGCCTCCTCCCCGATGGAGACGCGGACCCCCTCGGTACCGAAGGCCCTGACCGACAGGGCACGCTCCCCGGCCTTCGCGGCGAAGTCCTGGGTGTGCTCGCCGAGGGACAGCCACACGAAGTTCCCCTGCGCCTCGGGGATGGTCCAGCCCAGGTCCCGCAGGCCGTCGACCACCCGGGTCCGCTCATCGACGATGGACTGCACCCTGGCCTCGACCTCGTCGATGTGCCGGAGCGATGTCACGGCGGCGTGCTCGGCGACCTGGGACACGGCGAACGGCACCGCGCTGACCCTCAGGTGCTCGGTGAGCCCCTGCTGGGCCACGGAATACCCCACCCGCAGGCCTGCGAGTCCGTGGGCCTTCGAGAAGGTGCGGAGGACGATCACGTTCGGGTGGTCCCGGTAGAGCGCGATCCCGTCGACGGCGTC
This genomic interval from Arthrobacter agilis contains the following:
- a CDS encoding dihydrolipoamide acetyltransferase family protein, encoding MTLNTFNLPDVGEGLTEAEIVQWKVAPGATVAVNDIICEIETAKSLVELSSPYAGTVAELLVAEGETIEVGTPIISVDDAASVPAGGQGDGQGANASQDTTAHDGGSGTNDGQVLTADAETTEDRTGYRGAADDAPVPVPEMPGEYASPRVGTAAAPGAAPAASETAPGPLVGTGPKADAVKRRPRKPQAAPGGTEGATPGAASTPPPEAPVRPGSTPQDAPAQASAGRQASPPADAEQPARVNPLNQLINRVLAKPPVRKAARDLGINLADVPATGSAGEVTKQDLMSYQSQRDAEQDGADSFWADRKLLGGGRIERIPVKGVRKATARAMVQSAFTAPHVSIFVDVDASRTMEFVKRLKASRDFEGIKVSPLLILAKAVIWAAARNPSVNATWADDEILVKHFMNLGIAAATPRGLMVPNIKDAQDLSLKELALALNDLATTARAGKTQPAQMQGGTLTITNIGALGIDTGTPIINPGEVAIVAFGTIKQKPWVLDGEVIPRWITTLGGSFDHRVVDGDLSARFMADVASILEEPALLLD
- a CDS encoding alpha-ketoacid dehydrogenase subunit beta, producing the protein MATMTIARAINEGLRASLENDPKTLLMGEDIGELGGVYRVTDGLKKDFGALRVVDSPLAESGIIGTAIGLALRGYRPICEIQFDGFVFPGFNQITTQLAKLRTRSDGMLSAPVVIRIPYGGGIGSVEHHSESPEALFAHTAGLRIITPSNAQDAYWMIQQAVTCEDPVIVFEPKRRYWLKGEVDTSAPAGDPFAAHVLRSGTDATIVAYGPLVPVALAAAAAAEEDGRSVEVIDLRSISPIDFDTVTESVTRTGRLIVAHEAPTFGGIGGEIAARISERAFLSLEAPVIRVGGFHMPYPVARVEEQYLPDIDRILEALDRAFAY
- the pdhA gene encoding pyruvate dehydrogenase (acetyl-transferring) E1 component subunit alpha; translated protein: MNSSRLPAAEFEVEEVVRATHPVDPDRPEPGVTALQVLAPDGTMARGLSARIAGEQVDFSPYLAVDDADHLRSLYRDMFLIRRFDQESTALQRQGQLALWVPLTGQEAAQIGSGRALAPQDYAFPTYREHGVALTRGVELSEILRLFRGVTNGGWDPRERNFHLYTLVLAAQSLHAVGYAMGLQRDQLADPSLPPGASVAYFGDGASSEGDVHESMVFAASFNAPVVFFCQNNQWAISVPSSVQAKVPLAQRAEGYGFPGVRVDGNDVVAVEAVTRWALEHARSGRGPVLIEAYTYRMSAHTTADDPTKYRLSQDEQEWQPRDPLARLETYLRSAGLADDAFFDGLGAEAATMATDLRRAVLAMTSPDLADRFAAVYAEPHPLIQEELRFFQQYEAGFADEGKHA